Proteins from a single region of Pseudomonas sp. BSw22131:
- a CDS encoding TetR/AcrR family transcriptional regulator — protein sequence MSKKTGIRAQQADQTRARILQAAIKVFNEDGYSGGRIERISAEADSNDRMLYYYFGSKEKLFVRVLEHTYEQFNLAEITLRLDLSTPVQTLRQLVAFVWDYYVAHPEFVAILSIENLHKGKHARQSSELRRLSGEAVGVLRPIIEAGQRQGVFREDLDLKHVYLMIASLCYFYNSNVHTLTSFLDQDLAQPQPRQDWLSFISDLVVRGVMKLEVNPAPL from the coding sequence GTGAGCAAAAAGACCGGAATCCGCGCCCAGCAAGCCGACCAGACGCGGGCGCGGATACTTCAGGCGGCAATCAAGGTGTTCAACGAGGACGGTTATTCCGGGGGCCGCATCGAGCGGATTTCAGCCGAAGCCGATTCCAACGACCGCATGCTGTATTACTACTTCGGCAGCAAGGAAAAGCTCTTCGTGCGGGTGCTCGAACACACCTACGAGCAGTTCAACCTGGCCGAAATCACGCTGCGGCTCGACCTCTCGACGCCGGTGCAGACCCTGCGTCAACTGGTGGCGTTCGTCTGGGACTACTACGTCGCACACCCGGAGTTCGTCGCGATCCTGAGCATAGAAAACCTGCACAAAGGCAAGCACGCCCGGCAATCCAGTGAGCTGCGGCGGTTGTCAGGCGAAGCCGTCGGCGTCCTCAGGCCGATCATCGAGGCGGGTCAGCGACAGGGCGTTTTTCGGGAGGATCTGGACCTCAAGCACGTGTATTTGATGATCGCCTCGCTGTGCTATTTCTATAACTCCAACGTCCACACACTCACCTCCTTTCTCGACCAGGACCTTGCCCAACCGCAACCGCGCCAGGACTGGCTAAGCTTCATCAGTGACCTGGTGGTGCGTGGGGTGATGAAGCTTGAGGTTAACCCTGCGCCCTTGTAG
- the pssA gene encoding CDP-diacylglycerol--serine O-phosphatidyltransferase encodes MRATFRRSTLSRLRGFPLSGDALTILTGAADYRRCLLEKIATAEQRIYVVALYLQQDEAGQEILDALYAAKAARPTLDIVVLVDWFRAQRGLIGAGKQAGNSTWYQAQHLEHDEEVPTYGVPVQTRELFGVLHLKGIVVDDCVIYSGASINNVYLNKLGKYRLDRYHLIQNKPLADTFQRLVHEEILPSDAVHRLDLPSPPTSRSLRSEIRQFRQRLKRASYNTDAGLTDNGELRVIPLLGIGNKNPLSGTLCDLIAATHTQLTLCTPYFNMPLVIKRELTRALKRGVKIDIIIGDKTANDFFIPPQEPFKVISALPYLYEISLRRFTQKHQAAIAKYQLNIHLWKDGDNTFHLKGLWSDERYTLLTGNNLNPRAFQLDLENALLIDDPKGEWAQPRAAEIEQLMRNTQRVGKYDELDTLSDYPEGVRTFLRRVSRVRVERLLYRIL; translated from the coding sequence ATGCGGGCGACCTTCCGACGTTCCACGCTTTCAAGACTTCGCGGTTTCCCATTGTCCGGCGACGCGCTGACAATCCTCACTGGCGCGGCTGACTACCGTCGTTGCCTGCTGGAAAAAATCGCCACTGCCGAGCAGCGGATCTATGTAGTTGCGCTGTATCTGCAACAGGATGAAGCAGGCCAGGAAATTCTCGACGCGCTGTATGCCGCGAAGGCCGCCCGGCCAACGCTGGATATCGTGGTGCTGGTGGACTGGTTTCGCGCCCAGCGCGGGTTGATCGGCGCGGGTAAACAGGCCGGCAACTCGACGTGGTATCAGGCGCAACACCTGGAGCACGACGAGGAGGTGCCCACCTACGGCGTGCCGGTGCAGACCCGCGAACTGTTCGGCGTGCTGCACTTGAAGGGCATCGTGGTCGATGACTGCGTGATTTACAGCGGCGCCAGCATCAACAATGTGTACCTGAACAAACTGGGCAAATATCGCCTGGACCGCTATCACCTTATTCAGAACAAACCCCTCGCCGACACCTTCCAGCGTCTGGTCCACGAAGAAATCCTGCCGTCGGACGCCGTGCACCGCCTTGACCTGCCCTCGCCGCCCACCTCCCGCAGTCTGCGCAGCGAAATCCGTCAGTTTCGTCAGCGCCTGAAACGTGCCAGCTACAATACCGATGCCGGCCTGACCGACAACGGCGAGCTGCGTGTCATCCCACTGCTGGGCATCGGCAACAAGAACCCGCTGAGCGGGACGTTGTGCGATCTGATCGCCGCCACCCACACACAACTGACGCTATGTACGCCGTATTTCAACATGCCGCTGGTGATCAAGCGTGAGCTCACACGTGCGCTCAAGCGGGGCGTAAAGATCGACATCATCATCGGCGACAAGACCGCCAACGACTTCTTCATCCCGCCGCAAGAACCGTTCAAGGTGATTTCGGCGCTGCCCTACCTGTATGAAATCAGCCTGCGGCGATTCACCCAGAAGCATCAGGCGGCGATCGCCAAATACCAGTTGAACATCCACTTATGGAAGGACGGCGACAACACGTTCCACCTCAAAGGCCTGTGGTCGGATGAGCGTTACACCTTGCTGACGGGCAATAATCTCAACCCTCGGGCGTTTCAGCTGGATCTGGAAAACGCACTGCTGATCGATGATCCCAAAGGTGAGTGGGCGCAGCCGCGGGCCGCTGAAATCGAACAATTGATGCGCAACACCCAACGGGTCGGCAAATATGACGAGCTGGACACGTTGAGTGATTATCCGGAAGGGGTGCGCACGTTCTTGCGCCGCGTCAGCCGTGTGCGTGTCGAGCGCCTGCTGTACCGCATATTGTGA